In one window of uncultured Sphaerochaeta sp. DNA:
- a CDS encoding zinc ribbon domain-containing protein, protein MPRRKFCQSCGYPMDKDKQGGGTEKDGSVSEIYCSMCYRDGEFLTPPEVTNAQQMQKYCMNEMKADGFNGLFAWLATRNIPKLERWNN, encoded by the coding sequence ATGCCACGAAGAAAATTTTGTCAGAGCTGTGGATACCCTATGGACAAGGATAAGCAGGGTGGAGGGACTGAGAAGGATGGATCGGTCAGTGAGATATACTGCTCTATGTGCTATAGGGATGGAGAATTCCTGACACCACCAGAGGTTACCAATGCGCAGCAGATGCAGAAGTATTGCATGAATGAGATGAAAGCAGATGGCTTCAATGGCCTGTTTGCTTGGTTGGCTACACGAAACATTCCCAAGCTTGAACGGTGGAATAATTAG